Proteins from one Camelina sativa cultivar DH55 chromosome 8, Cs, whole genome shotgun sequence genomic window:
- the LOC104706732 gene encoding calcineurin B-like protein 4 isoform X2, translating into MGCSVSKKKKKKKKKNAMRLPGYEDPDLLASVTPFTVAEVEALYELFKKLSSSIIDDGLIHKEEFQLALFRNRNRRNLFADRIFDVFDVKRNGVIEFGEFVRSLGVFHPSAPVDDNKIKFAFKLYDLRQTGFIEREELYDLRQTGFIEREEVFQAQTNSSISIILSALGPGGKACTDFLLGSFPKDLILIGVGLDLYIRNLFSNLQMWDIVCIPTEVMVYKAFVEADSKSEGKINIDEWTDFVSLNPSLIKNMTLPYLKLVYIGSYNGYKGDFSKFRFIL; encoded by the exons ATGGGCTGCTCTgtgtcgaagaagaagaagaagaagaagaagaagaatgcaaTGCGCCTGCCGGGATATGAGGATCCCGACCTTCTTGCCTCCGTTACACCAT TTACGGTAGCAGAAGTGGAAGCTTTGTATGAACTGTTCAAGAAGCTAAGCAGCTCAATTATTGATGACGGTCTTATTCATAAG GAAGAATTTCAGCTGGCTTTGTTCAGAAATAGGAACCGGAGGAATCTCTTCGCTGATCGG ATATTTGATGTATTTGATGTGAAGCGAAATGGAGTGATCGAGTTTGGGGAATTTGTCCGGTCCTTAGGCGTCTTTCATCCAAGCGCACCGGTCGatgacaacaaaatcaaat TTGCTTTCAAATTGTACGATTTACGACAAACTGGATTCATCGAGCGTGAAGAATTGTACGATTTACGACAAACTGGATTCATCGAGCGTGAAGAA GTTTTCCAAGCTCAAACCAATTCCTCCATTAGTATAatattgtccgctttgggccCAGGTGGCAAAGCCTGcacggatttcttattgggctccttcccaaaagacctcatactaattggagttggtcttgacttatatattagaaacttattttctaatcttcagatgtgggacattgtttgtattCCAACAGAAGTTATGGTGTATAAG GCTTTTGTTGAAGCAGACAGTAAAAGCGAaggaaaaattaatatagatgAATGGACAGATTTTGTATCCTTGAATCCATCGCTCATCAAGAACATGACTTTGCCATATCTGAAGTTAGTTTATATTGGGTCTTATAAT GGATATAAAGGGGACTTTTCCAAGTTTCGTTTCATCTTGTGA
- the LOC104706729 gene encoding calcineurin B-like protein 4, whose translation MGCSVSKKKKKNAMRPPGYEDPDLLASVTPFTVAEVEALYELFKKLSSSIIDDGLIHKEEFQLALFRNRNRRNLFADRIFDVFDVKRNGVIEFGEFVRSLGVFHPSAPVHEKIKFAFKLYDLRQTGFIEREELNEMVIALLHESELVVSEDMIEVMVDKAFVQADSKNDGRIDIDEWTDFVSLNPSLIKNMTLPYLKDIKGTFPSFVSSCEDEELELQNLYF comes from the exons ATGGGCTGCTCTgtctccaagaagaagaagaagaatgcaaTGCGCCCGCCGGGATATGAGGATCCCGACCTTCTTGCCTCCGTTACACCAT TTACGGTAGCAGAAGTGGAAGCTTTGTATGAACTGTTTAAGAAGCTAAGCAGCTCAATTATCGATGACGGTCTTATTCATAAG GAAGAATTTCAGCTGGCTTTGTTCAGAAACAGGAACCGGAGGAATCTCTTCGCTGATCGG ATATTTGATGTATTTGATGTGAAGCGAAATGGAGTGATCGAGTTTGGGGAATTTGTCCGGTCTTTAGGTGTTTTTCATCCAAGCGCACCGGTCCatgaaaaaatcaaat TTGCTTTTAAATTATACGATTTACGACAAACTGGATTCATCGAGCGAGAAGAA TTGAACGAGATGGTTATTGCGCTACTTCATGAATCTGAACTAGTTGTTTCCGAAGATATGATCGAAGTAATGGTGGATAAG GCTTTTGTTCAAGCAGACAGTAAAAACGACGGAAGAATTGATATAGATGAATGGACAGATTTTGTATCCTTGAATCCGTCGCTCATCAAGAACATGACTTTGCCATATCTAAA GGACATAAAGGGAACTTTTCCAAGTTTTGTTTCATCTTGTGAAGACGAAGAATTGGAGTTGCAAAACCTATATTTCTAA
- the LOC104706732 gene encoding calcineurin B-like protein 4 isoform X3, which yields MGCSVSKKKKKKKKKNAMRLPGYEDPDLLASVTPFTVAEVEALYELFKKLSSSIIDDGLIHKEEFQLALFRNRNRRNLFADRRNGVIEFGEFVRSLGVFHPSAPVDDNKIKFAFKLYDLRQTGFIEREELYDLRQTGFIEREEVFQAQTNSSISIILSALGPGGKACTDFLLGSFPKDLILIGVGLDLYIRNLFSNLQMWDIVCIPTEVMVYKAFVEADSKSEGKINIDEWTDFVSLNPSLIKNMTLPYLKLVYIGSYNVIMGNILISYILDRDQL from the exons ATGGGCTGCTCTgtgtcgaagaagaagaagaagaagaagaagaagaatgcaaTGCGCCTGCCGGGATATGAGGATCCCGACCTTCTTGCCTCCGTTACACCAT TTACGGTAGCAGAAGTGGAAGCTTTGTATGAACTGTTCAAGAAGCTAAGCAGCTCAATTATTGATGACGGTCTTATTCATAAG GAAGAATTTCAGCTGGCTTTGTTCAGAAATAGGAACCGGAGGAATCTCTTCGCTGATCGG CGAAATGGAGTGATCGAGTTTGGGGAATTTGTCCGGTCCTTAGGCGTCTTTCATCCAAGCGCACCGGTCGatgacaacaaaatcaaat TTGCTTTCAAATTGTACGATTTACGACAAACTGGATTCATCGAGCGTGAAGAATTGTACGATTTACGACAAACTGGATTCATCGAGCGTGAAGAA GTTTTCCAAGCTCAAACCAATTCCTCCATTAGTATAatattgtccgctttgggccCAGGTGGCAAAGCCTGcacggatttcttattgggctccttcccaaaagacctcatactaattggagttggtcttgacttatatattagaaacttattttctaatcttcagatgtgggacattgtttgtattCCAACAGAAGTTATGGTGTATAAG GCTTTTGTTGAAGCAGACAGTAAAAGCGAaggaaaaattaatatagatgAATGGACAGATTTTGTATCCTTGAATCCATCGCTCATCAAGAACATGACTTTGCCATATCTGAAGTTAGTTTATATTGGGTCTTATAATGTAATAATGGGTAACATTCTCATCTCATATATCTTAGACCGTGACCAGCTTTAA
- the LOC104706732 gene encoding calcineurin B-like protein 4 isoform X4: MGCSVSKKKKKKKKKNAMRLPGYEDPDLLASVTPFTVAEVEALYELFKKLSSSIIDDGLIHKEEFQLALFRNRNRRNLFADRIFDVFDVKRNGVIEFGEFVRSLGVFHPSAPVDDNKIKFAFKLYDLRQTGFIEREELYDLRQTGFIEREEMWDIVCIPTEVMVYKAFVEADSKSEGKINIDEWTDFVSLNPSLIKNMTLPYLKLVYIGSYNVIMGNILISYILDRDQL; the protein is encoded by the exons ATGGGCTGCTCTgtgtcgaagaagaagaagaagaagaagaagaagaatgcaaTGCGCCTGCCGGGATATGAGGATCCCGACCTTCTTGCCTCCGTTACACCAT TTACGGTAGCAGAAGTGGAAGCTTTGTATGAACTGTTCAAGAAGCTAAGCAGCTCAATTATTGATGACGGTCTTATTCATAAG GAAGAATTTCAGCTGGCTTTGTTCAGAAATAGGAACCGGAGGAATCTCTTCGCTGATCGG ATATTTGATGTATTTGATGTGAAGCGAAATGGAGTGATCGAGTTTGGGGAATTTGTCCGGTCCTTAGGCGTCTTTCATCCAAGCGCACCGGTCGatgacaacaaaatcaaat TTGCTTTCAAATTGTACGATTTACGACAAACTGGATTCATCGAGCGTGAAGAATTGTACGATTTACGACAAACTGGATTCATCGAGCGTGAAGAA atgtgggacattgtttgtattCCAACAGAAGTTATGGTGTATAAG GCTTTTGTTGAAGCAGACAGTAAAAGCGAaggaaaaattaatatagatgAATGGACAGATTTTGTATCCTTGAATCCATCGCTCATCAAGAACATGACTTTGCCATATCTGAAGTTAGTTTATATTGGGTCTTATAATGTAATAATGGGTAACATTCTCATCTCATATATCTTAGACCGTGACCAGCTTTAA
- the LOC104706732 gene encoding calcineurin B-like protein 4 isoform X1 produces the protein MGCSVSKKKKKKKKKNAMRLPGYEDPDLLASVTPFTVAEVEALYELFKKLSSSIIDDGLIHKEEFQLALFRNRNRRNLFADRIFDVFDVKRNGVIEFGEFVRSLGVFHPSAPVDDNKIKFAFKLYDLRQTGFIEREELYDLRQTGFIEREEVFQAQTNSSISIILSALGPGGKACTDFLLGSFPKDLILIGVGLDLYIRNLFSNLQMWDIVCIPTEVMVYKAFVEADSKSEGKINIDEWTDFVSLNPSLIKNMTLPYLKDIKGTFPSFVSSCEEEELELQNLYF, from the exons ATGGGCTGCTCTgtgtcgaagaagaagaagaagaagaagaagaagaatgcaaTGCGCCTGCCGGGATATGAGGATCCCGACCTTCTTGCCTCCGTTACACCAT TTACGGTAGCAGAAGTGGAAGCTTTGTATGAACTGTTCAAGAAGCTAAGCAGCTCAATTATTGATGACGGTCTTATTCATAAG GAAGAATTTCAGCTGGCTTTGTTCAGAAATAGGAACCGGAGGAATCTCTTCGCTGATCGG ATATTTGATGTATTTGATGTGAAGCGAAATGGAGTGATCGAGTTTGGGGAATTTGTCCGGTCCTTAGGCGTCTTTCATCCAAGCGCACCGGTCGatgacaacaaaatcaaat TTGCTTTCAAATTGTACGATTTACGACAAACTGGATTCATCGAGCGTGAAGAATTGTACGATTTACGACAAACTGGATTCATCGAGCGTGAAGAA GTTTTCCAAGCTCAAACCAATTCCTCCATTAGTATAatattgtccgctttgggccCAGGTGGCAAAGCCTGcacggatttcttattgggctccttcccaaaagacctcatactaattggagttggtcttgacttatatattagaaacttattttctaatcttcagatgtgggacattgtttgtattCCAACAGAAGTTATGGTGTATAAG GCTTTTGTTGAAGCAGACAGTAAAAGCGAaggaaaaattaatatagatgAATGGACAGATTTTGTATCCTTGAATCCATCGCTCATCAAGAACATGACTTTGCCATATCTGAA GGATATAAAGGGGACTTTTCCAAGTTTCGTTTCATCTTGTGAAGAGGAAGAATTGGAGTTGCAAAACCTATATTTCTAA